The Bos taurus isolate L1 Dominette 01449 registration number 42190680 breed Hereford chromosome 13, ARS-UCD2.0, whole genome shotgun sequence genome contains a region encoding:
- the STK35 gene encoding serine/threonine-protein kinase 35 isoform X1 produces the protein MGHQEPPLARLRAGRAAYIKRLRKGLSWREHVESRGSPDAQLSPESTAAVTRAVAGAVARPTRAAASRAAPYPRQPCPGADHPQPGALGGKRAARKWKGAGQVTIQGPALPRPGAGRRDEAGGSRAAPLLLPPPPAAMETGEEDGARRGTQSPERKRRSPVPRALSAKLRPAAAAQAMDPVAAEAPGEAYLARRRPEGGGGSARPRYSLLAEIGRGSYGVVYEAVAGRSGARVAVKKIRCDAPENVELALAEFWALTSLKRRHQNVVQFEECVLQRNGLAQRMSHGNKSSQLYLRLVETSLKGERILGYAEEPCYLWFVMEFCEGGDLNQYVLSRRPDPATNKSFMLQLTSAIAFLHKNHIVHRDLKPDNILITERSGTPILKVADFGLSKVCAGLAPRGKEGNPDNKNVNVNKYWLSSACGSDFYMAPEVWEGHYTAKADIFALGIIIWAMIERITFIDSETKKELLGTYIKQGTEIVPVGEALLENPKMELHIPQKRRTSMSEGIKQLLKDMLAANPQDRPDAFELETRMDQVTCAA, from the exons ATGGGCCACCAGGAGCCTCCGCTGGCCCGACTGAGGGCCGGACGTGCGGCTTATATAAAAAGGTTACGTAAAGGGCTCAGCTGGCGCGAACACGTGGAGAGCCGCGGGAGCCCGGACGCCCAGCTGTCCCCCGAGAGCACTGCTGCCGTGACTCGTGCAGTAGCAGGCGCCGTCGCACGCCCGACTCGGGCCGCGGCCTCCCGCGCGGCTCCGTACCCGAGGCAGCCCTGTCCAGGGGCGGATCATCCCCAGCCGGGGGCCTTAGGAGGGAAACGCGCTGCCCGGAAGTGGAAGGGCGCCGGCCAG GTCACAATCCAAGGTCCCGCTCTTCCGCGTCCCGGGGCCGGACGGAGGGATGAGGCAGGGGGGTCCCGGGCAGCGCCGTTGCTGCTCCCCCCGCCGCCCGCAGCCATGGAAACGGGGGAGGAGGACGGCGCTCGCAGAGGTACACAAAGCCCCGAGCGGAAAAGGCGAAGCCCAGTGCCGCGGGCGCTCAGCGCGAAGCTGaggccggcggcggcggcccaGGCCATGGATCCGGTGGCGGCCGAGGCCCCGGGCGAGGCCTACCTGGCGCGGCGGCGGCCGGAGGGCGGCGGCGGGTCGGCGCGGCCGCGCTACAGCCTGTTGGCGGAGATCGGGCGCGGCAGCTACGGCGTGGTGTACGAGGCAGTGGCCGGGCGCAGCGGGGCCCGGGTGGCGGTCAAGAAGATCCGCTGCGACGCCCCCGAGAACGTGGAGCTGGCGCTGGCCGAATTCTGGGCCCTGACCAGCCTCAAGCGGCGCCACCAGAATGTCGTGCAGTTTGAAGAGTGCGTCCTGCAGCGCAACGGGCTCGCCCAGCGCATGAGCCACGGCAACAAGAGCTCGCAGCTTTACCTGCGCCTGGTGGAGACCTCGCTCAAAG GAGAAAGGATCCTGGGTTATGCTGAGGAACCCTGCTATCTCTGGTTTGTCATGGAGTTCTGTGAAGGTGGAGACCTGAATCAGTATGTCCTGTCCCGGAGGCCGGACCCAGCCACCAACAAGAGCTTCATGCTGCAGCTCACAAGCGCCATTGCCTTCCTGCACAAAAACCACATCGTGCACAGGGACCTAAAGCCAGACAACATCCTCATCACAGAGCGGTCTGGCACCCCCATCCTCAAGGTGGCAGACTTTGGACTAAGCAAGGTCTGTGCTGGTCTGGCCCCCCGAGGTAAAGAGGGCAATCCAGACAACAAAAATGTGAATGTGAATAAGTACTGGCTGTCCTCAGCCTGTGGCTCAGACTTCTACATGGCCCCTGAAGTCTGGGAGGGACACTACACAGCCAAGGCTGACATCTTTGCCCTGGGCATTATCATCTGGGCAATGATAGAAAGAATCACTTTCATTGACTCTGAGACCAAGAAGGAGCTCCTGGGGACCTATATCAAACAGGGGACTGAGATCGTCCCTGTTGGTGAGGCGCTGCTAGAAAACCCAAAGATGGAGTTGCACATCCCCCAGAAACGCAGGACTTCCATGTCTGAGGGGATCAAGCAGCTCTTGAAAGATATGTTAGCTGCTAACCCACAGGACCGGCctgatgcctttgaacttgaAACCAGAATGGACCAGGTCACATGTGCTGCTTAA
- the STK35 gene encoding serine/threonine-protein kinase 35 — translation METGEEDGARRGTQSPERKRRSPVPRALSAKLRPAAAAQAMDPVAAEAPGEAYLARRRPEGGGGSARPRYSLLAEIGRGSYGVVYEAVAGRSGARVAVKKIRCDAPENVELALAEFWALTSLKRRHQNVVQFEECVLQRNGLAQRMSHGNKSSQLYLRLVETSLKGERILGYAEEPCYLWFVMEFCEGGDLNQYVLSRRPDPATNKSFMLQLTSAIAFLHKNHIVHRDLKPDNILITERSGTPILKVADFGLSKVCAGLAPRGKEGNPDNKNVNVNKYWLSSACGSDFYMAPEVWEGHYTAKADIFALGIIIWAMIERITFIDSETKKELLGTYIKQGTEIVPVGEALLENPKMELHIPQKRRTSMSEGIKQLLKDMLAANPQDRPDAFELETRMDQVTCAA, via the exons ATGGAAACGGGGGAGGAGGACGGCGCTCGCAGAGGTACACAAAGCCCCGAGCGGAAAAGGCGAAGCCCAGTGCCGCGGGCGCTCAGCGCGAAGCTGaggccggcggcggcggcccaGGCCATGGATCCGGTGGCGGCCGAGGCCCCGGGCGAGGCCTACCTGGCGCGGCGGCGGCCGGAGGGCGGCGGCGGGTCGGCGCGGCCGCGCTACAGCCTGTTGGCGGAGATCGGGCGCGGCAGCTACGGCGTGGTGTACGAGGCAGTGGCCGGGCGCAGCGGGGCCCGGGTGGCGGTCAAGAAGATCCGCTGCGACGCCCCCGAGAACGTGGAGCTGGCGCTGGCCGAATTCTGGGCCCTGACCAGCCTCAAGCGGCGCCACCAGAATGTCGTGCAGTTTGAAGAGTGCGTCCTGCAGCGCAACGGGCTCGCCCAGCGCATGAGCCACGGCAACAAGAGCTCGCAGCTTTACCTGCGCCTGGTGGAGACCTCGCTCAAAG GAGAAAGGATCCTGGGTTATGCTGAGGAACCCTGCTATCTCTGGTTTGTCATGGAGTTCTGTGAAGGTGGAGACCTGAATCAGTATGTCCTGTCCCGGAGGCCGGACCCAGCCACCAACAAGAGCTTCATGCTGCAGCTCACAAGCGCCATTGCCTTCCTGCACAAAAACCACATCGTGCACAGGGACCTAAAGCCAGACAACATCCTCATCACAGAGCGGTCTGGCACCCCCATCCTCAAGGTGGCAGACTTTGGACTAAGCAAGGTCTGTGCTGGTCTGGCCCCCCGAGGTAAAGAGGGCAATCCAGACAACAAAAATGTGAATGTGAATAAGTACTGGCTGTCCTCAGCCTGTGGCTCAGACTTCTACATGGCCCCTGAAGTCTGGGAGGGACACTACACAGCCAAGGCTGACATCTTTGCCCTGGGCATTATCATCTGGGCAATGATAGAAAGAATCACTTTCATTGACTCTGAGACCAAGAAGGAGCTCCTGGGGACCTATATCAAACAGGGGACTGAGATCGTCCCTGTTGGTGAGGCGCTGCTAGAAAACCCAAAGATGGAGTTGCACATCCCCCAGAAACGCAGGACTTCCATGTCTGAGGGGATCAAGCAGCTCTTGAAAGATATGTTAGCTGCTAACCCACAGGACCGGCctgatgcctttgaacttgaAACCAGAATGGACCAGGTCACATGTGCTGCTTAA